From the Glycine max cultivar Williams 82 chromosome 11, Glycine_max_v4.0, whole genome shotgun sequence genome, the window gaGTTTGATTTCCTGATTATATAAATAGAACATTATTTAACAATATTTATGAGAAGAGAAATTATCCCTTGGTGGGTACTCTACTTCCTCTAGGATTAATGTGgtgaatcaaaatttaaatttcaactaaaaaaCACTTACATTTGATGTTTGGAAGTGTCtcgaacaatttttttaaaaaaatacatataaagaaaaaatgataaatataaatatatagaagTTAAATAGAATACTTCATAACTTATCCTGGGcacatgaataaataaaaataaaaggcatTGGAATacctattttattaaaaaaaacataatgtttaaaaattgaattggtTAAGGTAATGGTTATTTCTTATCGAATTGACgctaataaaattagttttgaaataaataaataaatattaaaggatcatcataatattataatactgaaaaataagaataagacatgtaaaacaaaaaggaaatggaaaatatcttaactttttattattactaccgaaatgaaacaattttttgGGCAAGTTTTTAGGTCATTTAtacctatttttattattttataatttttaattgatttttctcATAGTTGGCCATGTAGTTTATTTActattccccccccccccccccccccccacccctttaaaaaataaaacgttTAATCTAGTGTTGacaattttaacaattaattatttcaagttATGATCAGTGTAAAAGTTTTTGTGATCTTACTCACTTATATgttaaaagattataaaaacaattcgactttgaaagtaattttgttaGGATCAAGTGTTGGCTgtgtaattagaaataaaaaatttggtaaAATTTCAGAAACTCGCATAATTAAACGTATGTAATTGATAttgtgtaaataatttatttgtatgtatgtataaaaaagaaagacaaacaACGTGCTCGTGGTGGTTTTATTTCAAGTATTGGCTGTGTTCTtccgaaaataaataaatatgaggaTCCTGGGACGCCAACACAACACACTGACCGTTGAGTTGACTTAAAGCAATGGCATTGATGTTTGTAACAATTAGTTAGTGTGAAAGgttcttttgagttttgagtGGATGAGAGCACATGCTCCCATGTGAGACCAGGTTTATGGTCTTTCCAATGAATGGCTTGGATTAGGACACATCCTGTTACTAATATACTACTACTAGTAGAgtataaaaagacaaaaacaagttTGAAATTGAGCTGAACCAAAACCCATGTTCAGTGATGCTCCTTATTACCTTCCCTTGTGGCCAAGGCGGAAGGTAGCAAATTCATCATTAATGGGACCCAAATTGTGCAAATATAGGGAAAATGTCTTTACAAATACTACTAGTAAAACCAATTTTATAGTTTCCCAAGAGTGTGTTAATTTTAGGTTTAGGGTGCCTTTGTGTTTTCGTTTGCAAATCGCGTATTGACAAAAGCatccaaaattttctttttgcgTTTCATTTGTGATTATTTATTGGACTTGTCTCAAAATGTGTGTGACAACAAGTTAGACGGACAATTAAGATATTCtggatttaatataatttacattttttttcaaacatgtCCTCCACttagtttagtattttttttttatcaattctaTAAAGACCATATTCTTTATGCATTGTCTAAATAAAAactgtttttttatatagaattaaatgattatttatctaaatttaaattgaatcaaacatgctattaattaaaactaaaaccaCTTTTTTTCCTCTCCCTCTAAAACTTACAATGTATATCACCTATAAAGGATATCAGACTAAGGATGGAATTAGGAGTTGCAATTTTGCATGACATTCAACTTCTTATATGCTTGTTAAGATAGTTTTGAAACAGAAAAGTTACATTTACAAATGATTGTATCACGCataatatagtttattttatattattaattttctgcACATGCAATCATTATCTTTTAAGAAATTTGGCTTCCAACGTCTCATTCCCACACTTTGATCCTATAGAAGATAAATTCCGCAAGAAAGAAATTGATATTTGTGTTTTAGGACAGTAAATATGATCTTGCATACTTTGTCCCTACTTAGCATATACTGCGTAGCACATTATAATAGGACTGGATAATAGCTAAACTGTGTCATTGTCTTGGAGTCACATCTTGATGGGGTCTTCTAATATGATAATAGCTAAATACTATAagataaatatgtatttatccTGTGGGCTTTTATTAAAAAGTGGgacctctcttctttttttttttttatttaaaaaaagtgagACCTCTCAAAGAAAAATGATCCCCAATTGTGCAAATTCaccatttagaaaaaaattcaatcaactcaaaattacatttttttacctcttgagCGGCTTACTGGTCACAACTCCTGTGGGAGCAATGTGTTACCTTGCGGATTGGTAAATGAGAATCTATGTGGTAAAtatttcccttttctttcttataaTGATGATGATCCGTGACTTGATTCAAGTGGTATagatttagttttttaataaataaattgagttcaaattgtgtatataaaaaaatcttactaaaaaaatgatttcatcatatcataaatatttccaactcaaacaaaattagcagtacattttaaaaaatatacatgtgtTCTAAGAAAGAAGTAATGATAATAGATTAATACAGTAATTATTTAGTATAGAGAAGAATATTTCGTTATAAGTGGTGGGTGGCAAAGCCGTACGTGTGCAGGAACCTACCTGGAAAGTGTTGGTTTTTAGGCTGCATTAGTGGTTCACAAACACACcctttactttaatttaatttgatattttattttaggctGCATTGATGAGCGCACTCTCGTGGCTTTGAttgcatcactcatgagttgtGACTAACGTAATGATGAGACCCATAAACGGGAAGCCATGTCGATTTTGATTACATTTATAAgtataattttagtattttttttattttataaaattatcgatttttattttattttatgttaatgaacacattatttttaaaaaagagtcGTCCATTGTAAATGTTATTGAACACATTTTAGTTCATACccagatttaaaatttaaagagtgaAGTGTAAAGAAGGAGAAAGGAAGTGACAGAAAAGAAACAGGTTTGAAGGTTATTTATTAGTAGTAATATATAACTAACTAATTATGTGCAGCTAGACCTTGGATTTGTGTGTAGAATTAAGTACATGATGTAGGAGTTGGGCAATCTCTATTTTGGTGCCAATATTTGGAGGCATGTCGGCTGAAATTGGGCAACCAAGGTCCATTCAAGTCCAAGCATCATGATTTTGTGCCACGGACACAAGTTAAATAGTAAGTTAACTTATGACCAAGCACACAATCAGCTGGGGTGAAAATAATCAGACAAACCAAATTCGCCGCCAAATTATTGTGGTGTGAAAGTTTTagttagtattaaaaaaataaagtatacaTCTTTTTCGAAAGGTTAAAGAAATTTCTCcgacaaaaaaagaagaaatagggAGGCATTAAAAGCAAGAACATATCTTCTTTGTTTCTGGTCTCTGCTTCTATTTTTCTTAGGCTGCAGTTCTTCTCTAGACTGTTAACactcaacacataactttaaaaaaaaaaaaatctgagctAAATTATAACTTCGATCattatttctattcaaattcACAATTTCATCTTCTAATTGTTTTCGAGtcatttttttgtctaaatttaACCCCTTTCGTAAAAttgtcaaaaattattttttaactgctACTTCATTGTCTTCTTGgcggtaaaaaaaaaagctacaattaatgaaaaaaaaaccaaagtaaaatttaaaaaagaggtatagaaaagttttttttttaaaagaaaaacaaaagaacttTGCGTTTGTACATACAGAATTAACATGTCTATTGGAAAAAAAGCCCAACGTCAAAGAAGTCTGTCTATCAAAGTTAATGGGCCAGTTTGTTACATATTAAAAGAAAGTTATCTTGGTATAAAATGATCAAgggattatttttttagagaattaaaaaatgaataaactaatttatactgtttagaaattagaattattgtaaatggttttaaaaaaaccgcTAAATTTCATGAGAAGTTATTTAAAATACCTTCTAAtcttaataagatttttttttcatcttttgattattttaggaAGCTGAAAcaaacatatgatttttttaaaaagtaattatctttaaaaaataactttttatgaaaaaatctgTAAAAAAACAGATTCAGTATCTCACAAGAAAATCTGCTAATTGATCCACATTAGCATGCGCAGACTAAGCTGACCTTAAAAGTCCAGAAAAATAGTTATAGTTGATTTCCAATTTGGCATGTTTGGTTGGGTTCCAAAATCCCTATCTTGTGTTGTTTTGATACTTTATTTTCCCAAGCATGTAGTTGAACAAGGCAAAACTTCAACCTCCTCCGATAAATTAAtacgaaaaagaaaaatatctcaCGCTAGCGAACAAAGATTTaactgataaataatttttctagaAAGCGACAGAAGCACGGTTTGGGCATAAATTTCAGAGAGAAAAATGTTAACAATATCCTCTAATACttagataataaattaagagtaaaatatatgttttatctctaaaattatttaaattcaattttagtttttcaaaataaatttgtcttattcatattcctctcattttttagtgattaattttgaaaagaaaaatcgatttttttattcttcccataaaactattttttatgaagagaagaaaaaaagaattaaacgactaaagtcaaatttaaataatttaagaaagacCAAAACATAGCCTAcccataaattaataatgattcTATATTGttgtagaagaagaaaaaatagcaGGGAGTGAGAGATTTGGCTGCGTTGGACCCCGAAAGCCTAGTCAGTGGTGTGCATGAAAGCTTTGGAAATGGGTAAATGCACACGTGCGCATGCACTTGATTATTAGGACGACTTCAGTCATACTCTGGTCTTTGTTAATGCACACGTGTTTTGACCTCTTCAACACCCAAGCCAACTATACCGAATATACACAACAAGCTCGTACCATAGGATATACAAACTATACagagattgattttattttcaattgatCTCTTAGCAAAACAAACATTTGTCAAGTATCAACTTTCACGCCTCTACGATTTCAAGCTTGTTTGTTTTTGGGTATGTAGTAAATCTAGAAAAATCTgcttttgtaaagaaaaaaggTACTAGAGATGAGAGGTGCTAATGGAGGCGCTGTGAACAACACTTTGGAGACTATCAACGCTGCTGCAACTGTCATCGCTTCCGTCGAGAATCGCCTTGATCAACCCCATCCTCACGTCCAGGTCTAATAATTAATACCATTATCACttctatcaattttattttttttaagcttcAGACCTGTCGCTTCTCTGTTTTCCCCCCTAACTCTGTTTTTctttgtcaattttttattatgcacTTCATTTTTGTTGAATGTTGCTCTGTTTGTTTAAGTGGCTATAATCAATCTCTTGTACAAAAAGgatggtcttttttttttttaaaaaaaaatctttttaggttgaacaaatgaatttaacaaACATTACTTTTTGAAAAAGATATATGAAGTTTATGAAGAGTTAAGTAGAACTCCACTTCATAATATTTGATATCATATAACGAAGAGATAATACGTTTATTTATCACCgcttagttatttatttattttctgagtATACTGAACTTTTCATTATTCAACTAACGATAATCTGGTCTTTGAAGACAGCTACCACTGCAAAACTGTTTCCAGCCAATGCCATATGAATTAGACTCTCACCTTTGCAATGAATATAAACTTTTAGCCTGAATTAGACTCCACAtactttttatgtcttttggGTACATATTCAATTTCCAAAACGGTTATGTCTAGTTACAGGCTAATAGTATGTATCCTCTGATCTGGACCCTCTCTCATGTATGGCACATTCATTGACTTCTTACTTTCTTCATCCTGCAAGCAATCATAAACTCTTGTTTTTCCATTGTGTATATGTTTCTCATTCAATCTGTGAGTTGGAGAACATAACTCAATGTTTGTTACTTGCAGAAGAAAAGCTGGGGAAACTGGTTAAGCATATATTGGTGTTTTGGACATCGCAAAAACCGACAGCGCATTGGGCATGCAGTCCTTGTTCCCGAAAGAATACCTTCTGGCACAGATAATGCAACAGTAAATTCAACACAAGCACCTATTATCCCATTCCACTTCGTTGCACCTCCCTCATCTCCTGCATCTTTCCTTCACTCAGAACCTCCTTCAGTTGCACAATCCCCAAGTGCTATACTATCTCTCACTCCCGGTGGTCCTTTCTCTATCTTTGCCATTGGACCTTATGCCCACGAAACACAATTAGTTTCACCACCTGTTTTCTCAACATTCACCACAGAACCATCAACCGCTCCTTTCACTCCCCCTCCTGAATCTAACCACTTGACTACACCTTCTTCACCTGAAGTGCCATTTGCTCAACTGCTTGACCCCAACAACAAAAATAGTGAAACCTATCAGAGGTTCCAAATACCTCAGTATGATTTCCACTCTTATCAGCTTCATCCCGGAAGCCCGGTTGGTCAACTCATTTCACCAAGATCTGCTTTCTCAGCTTCTAGCACATCATCTCCTTTCCCTGACACTGACACTGAGTTTAATTCTCGCGCCTCCCTCCTCCTTAACTTTCAAACAGATGATAAACTGTCTACTAATGAAAACCATAAGTCACATCAAGGTTCTGGCTCTCTAACCCCAGATTCTATAAGATCCACAACTCAAGCTAGTTTTCTTCCAAGTCACTGGGTCTCTATTGAAGTGTCTGCCCAAGAAGTATTCAATTGTGTGGAAAACAAGGCAGTGGCATGGACTAAACCActttcaaaactcaaaactgATGCACCGGGAGAAGATAATTCAAGAGAAGTCCTTGTCATCGAAACTCCCAGTGATGCACCACAACAGACCGCTGACGATGGAGATGTGGAAAGAGTTCATCATAAGGATGAATGTATAACATTTTCTGCTGCTAAAGAATTCAACTTTGATAATGCAGAAGGAGGGGATTCTCCTACTCCTAATTTAGTTGCTGACTGGTGGGCTAAGGAGAAAGTTGCAAGCAAGGAAGGAGGATCCTCTAATAATTGGTCTTTCTTCCCAATGATTCGACCCGGTGTTGGTTAATCGCCAATAAGGACTCACTTAGTTTAGTGACTTTCACTTAACATAGCCTTGCTggaatttgacatttttttttttttataaaaaaaattgtgcaattgTGTCACAGCAGCCAACACCAGTACACCACCCCTGCTAAATTGAATCATAGGCAACTAAGAATTTTACATTGGTAGATCTAACAAATAGAAAGGTGGAGATAATTTTGCAGACTAGCTATAAATTTTGCAGGTAAACCTACTTTGGATTAGGAATGGCTTTACATTTATAACATCTCCATTCTCCACACccgttctttatcctttttgTTTGTAAGTGTAATACAGTTGTCATCAACACATTGGTTACCAATAACCaatgatgattttgatttttgactatgatgtgtttttttattgccCCTTGCCTTGACTGTAATTGTAGGAATGCAATTGCAGAACTTGGAGAAGGGGAGGAAACCTTGTGTGAAACATTTTAGCAATGTTCTTAAATTCCACTCTAGTAATTTCCAGAAAAATACAATTGTGATAAAGTTCGATATGGAGCTGATGGATCCTACTGAATACATGGACAAGTAAGAGGAAAATGAATACTTTTTTAGGGAGGTGGTGTTCAGAAGAAGATAATTAAACCtcattaaaacaataataataggcgtaaaaaaacaagaataataattatatgatGGCTTCATTGACTTGAAACAGTGAGGTAAAATAGTAAGTTTAGTAATACAAGAATGACAGAATATCAAGTGTACCACTAGAAggtaataagaaaatttatctATACAATAGAAGTTACTAACATATGTGTGATGCTGATTAAAAAACACTGATTTTGTGCGAGGTATACATAGGAGTAAGTATCACAATAGCAATAGCTTTCTTCAGCTAAATCCTACGCGAAGTGAGTAGTCCCAACTCCTCACCGAGCAGCACCAACAttgcatttaatttaattgctaTTTGCTACCATCCGGACAAAACTCGTGGGGTTTTTCTTGATTCGTTAGCCCAATGGTCCTGTTTTCACTTCGTGCCTCGAATCACTCTCtgcttgcctttttttttaGGTTCTTTATTCTTTAGGATTTGTATTTCCAATTTGTAGGTACATTTTCTTTTTCGGCATTGAATTTTGTAGCTAATTTATTCAGTTACATTTATCAATACCAAACCCTTTTGCCGGTGGAAGATACTGCCAGTACTATAAAGGGACGGGGTGCGTAAGGTGCTTTACAAAGTTTTTTTGGCGGAAAAATTAATGCAACCACCTtaatttttctcctttgtaGATACTAGTAGGTAATTCAGATTTACATTTCATACGGAAGATCCCTAAACGGCAAAATTCTTATTATCGTCAACGCATCTGATGCTGATTGgtctttctatttattttttctatacatatatataaagaagtTTATTCAGGCCTAAATCATTTATGTGTAATGACAATCTCTTTTATAGCTACGACCTCAAGAaatagaataattaattaattaacaacgtcaaattttttaatacatgtctgttaaactaaaacaaaaagaaccataacttcAATCCCCTTTAAAAGAGATACTAGTATTTTAATATGTGCAACATATATGATCactttatataactaaaatctataattaaagttatagcaaataaatattttaaatacataaacaatattttagatttgtggtaaataatttgtattttgatttttttatatcaattacaaaattcatattaaaacGTGCTTGGAgtgaaaaattagtttttttttttttttttgctataaatattAGTTGTTTTGTGTAATAGAGGCTGTGTCATACGTGCATGTTgcacattataaaaataaaataaaaaatacttgcaTGTTGCAGCACACGCAGGCAAGTAGGATGACCAAAaccaataacaaaaaataaaaaaggaggaTGACCAAAGGTGGCACAGCTACAAAACTTTGGTTGACCCCACACATTCTGGAAACTTATTTTTCATGGCGACGCCAACAACCCACTTCTCCGCCGTCGACTCCCTCCTCACCCTCTCTCCTTCCCTTGCCGCAGCCGCCGTCAACGACTTCTCCGGCCTGCACATTCTCGACTTGCAAAAACAATcgaataaaaatacaaacaaaacagCTTTCTATCTGTCTCAAAAGTTCTATCGTCGAATGCCTTTGACCTTCTATTTTTCCCCCCGAAAGTTCAGCCAAGTCCAAGAATATTGCATGTCCAAGTCAACACCTGAGATATTGAAGATTGCCAGAATATTACTTATATACCGTATCTAAGGTTGCTAGACCATTCATTAAGCGCGTAATTCGTATATACAAAAGTTATTACTTTCAAATATTAACAACTTGTATATGGTCcggaaaaaatattcattttttttaggacaaaaaaaagagatatattCATGTAATGTTAGAAATTGAGATGgaacaaagagagaaaagaagtcTTATATACGGTATATACGTAATAATCTCGCAATATTTTGAACAaaacaactaatttttttaattttttttaacgtcttttgaaattattttatgactCTAAATTTTTagagtaataaaataatttcaaaagttttaaagttagaaatattgtaaaaattcaaaataaaaaatgaaatattttgtaagatataagattaaatttgtgtttatttttttatataaaattttcttaaattagcGTTAGTATAGTTACTTAATGTGAATAAGAATATGTATTCAAAGctgattttaatatttagttaatACTTGACTTGTTAAAttctttaattgaaattaaaagtatatatattaaattgatttataatatttagttATAACTTATTAAATCTTTTAgttagtataaataaaaaaatataagagaatatatcatttcatgaaaagaaaatattcagaaaaaaaagaaagtattcaaaaaaaaagagtagaacCTTGAAGAAATAGTCAACAggggttaaattttttatttttttaagataacagGGGTTAAAGTTAAACTCAAAAATGATAAtggaataatattataataacgcCCTTAAGAAAATTAGAAAGCAAGAAGCATTCCCTGTTTAAGGATCCACTCCAATCCCATGTTCCCTCTATCACCGGCTCTGATCAATGACGCGAGACAAAACATCTCAGCATAGCGAAACTTGAATAGACGACCACGATTTTGTGTTCCACTTTGTTACCGGACAAGACATCGCACCGAGTCCTTTTATTAGTAATTTAGCATAGTATTAGTAAGTAATCTCATTAACGCAGAGACACATAAACATAAATTAGTGTATTTGTTGCGGTCGGTGTCTGGTCCGTTCTTTCACTCTTCACTCTTCactcttgacttgagtcttcaCTTCCTCTTCTCTATCTGTccctttcctttcctttttctctgTGTCATTTTCAGCTTATTGTCGCTGTGTCTGCGGGGAAGGAACAAGGCACCACACCATCTGCTTCGAATCTTCACCAAACCTTCGTCGTTTATCAGTGAGTCACTGTAGGTTTACACTTTCTTCCACTAAATTCAACACTACATTTCCAGCATTCAACTCTGATGCTTCTTTTCGAATTTCAACTTCCTAGTTTCTCATTTCGTGTCTTTCCTTGACAGATAAGTCAGTAATTACAACTCTTGTGCTCGTGTGTTCAGTTGAATTTCAAGGTGCTTCATAGTTGCTGGTAATTTCTTCGTAAATTTCGTTGATTGTGCATTCTTTTCGCTCCAagataattgattaaataattagatCTGTGTTTAGAGCATTTTCCTTAGGGCTCGTTAACTTCTCATCTTTAAATGTCATGCACCTATACAAAGCTGGTTGTCCTAGTTCCAGAACAAAGAGGTAGGAAAATTGAGAAAAACAATTGAgatgattactttttttttttacacagtgACAGGCTTGTCGTCATCGATTGAGATGATTTTGGGTCAATTCTCATTTACTAGTTAGGGTACATGAGAAATAGGCAGGAAGAAATTTGCCTTGTATGTTTGGATTGTCATTCTTTTAATTGCCATTTGCAGAAAACATAATTGCCTCCATAAAAATTATGGTATGCCAAATGCAGAGTTATGTAATGTATCTTCTGAATCATCCAACTCCACGTGTGCTTTTACTATGTTGAATTGAAATGCATGTCTTGCCTAAGTGCTTCTTGCTACATTATATCTTCTAATACCCATTTATAGGGCATACTTCTTTTCATGGGTTCACTTTTTTGTATtccaaatataaaatgaatgtGTTTGGAAATATGTTGAGTTGAAGGCAGTGTTAACAGTGGTGGAAGGACATAATTCTGCCACATAAACCCACCATTGCGACCTATTGTGTCACCATAGCAGGTctcccttcacaaattgcctatggTAGCTGGCAAAAAATCTGCCACACCATGGCGGCCGGCCATGTGCTGCCATTTAACAACAATGACCGAAACGTCAATCCATCCTTGGGGTTCCTTCTACGTTTGGTGCATTGAAACTCGGAAACCTTCATTGAGCGAGATGCAAATGGGTTTCCAAACACAGGCGTTACTGAAATTAACTTTGGTTGGTGTAAATGCGGTATAAATGTGTTCACCGGGTATTCAGGAGTGTGACGCTTTGGCATTAATTGTAGACTAAATCAATAAAACTTCCACGATACTTTGTCTTTAGTTATGATATCGTCAGCAGGCCTGCTAATTTTGAAATAGAGGTATTTTAATGGTTTTTCCTGGACTTATCTTTAGGGTCTGAAAGCATTTGATGTGCTATTTTCTtggtagttaattttttaatgctgtgtattttttttttttatgtaattctgaTCTAGATACCTTTTGGAAGAACTTTTACTACTTAGTAATAATGTTCGGCTGCCAGTGTGAAATAACCTGTCATCCATTGTGTAAATATTCTATTATGGATATTTTCCTCAAGATTGTAccttttgatatatattttcttcatcattGGAATTTTTATTATCCTTTCCATATTTCTACTGAAGTGTCCAGTGTTTCACTTGATACCATACTTTTCCTAAAAAAGATTGTTGAAGTTTATCTTACACTTTATGTATACATTTATCCTAAATCTGAACATCTAACCAGAAAAAGGCTTCTATGAACATTGATTATCAATTATCTGATCTCAGTCAACTTTACgtattatatgttaaaattattaaatgtttattttgggTAAGAACTAAGCTAACATTGGAACTTTCTGTTCAGGTTCTTTTGGTACGATACATTCCTCTTTTATTGTCTATAATGTGGAACAGAATAGTTCTCTTCAGTGGAGATTTGGATGGCATGTATGAATTTGCCATTTTACAGACAAGAATCATAGATTTGTCCCTGTAATGCACATACGACAGCTGGTTATTGACAAATGTTAATTTGCACAAGTTAGTagatattttttgtcatttttttgtgtgttttgcaAGT encodes:
- the LOC100787393 gene encoding uncharacterized protein, coding for MRGANGGAVNNTLETINAAATVIASVENRLDQPHPHVQKKSWGNWLSIYWCFGHRKNRQRIGHAVLVPERIPSGTDNATVNSTQAPIIPFHFVAPPSSPASFLHSEPPSVAQSPSAILSLTPGGPFSIFAIGPYAHETQLVSPPVFSTFTTEPSTAPFTPPPESNHLTTPSSPEVPFAQLLDPNNKNSETYQRFQIPQYDFHSYQLHPGSPVGQLISPRSAFSASSTSSPFPDTDTEFNSRASLLLNFQTDDKLSTNENHKSHQGSGSLTPDSIRSTTQASFLPSHWVSIEVSAQEVFNCVENKAVAWTKPLSKLKTDAPGEDNSREVLVIETPSDAPQQTADDGDVERVHHKDECITFSAAKEFNFDNAEGGDSPTPNLVADWWAKEKVASKEGGSSNNWSFFPMIRPGVG